Proteins from a genomic interval of Desulfobacterales bacterium:
- a CDS encoding response regulator produces the protein MCTILVIDDEKGILSVIREALTRFGHDVETALDGMEGIQKFDDGRYDMVITDLRMPGLDGKGVVEHIRASCNNSIPIIGISGTPWQIQDSGFDAVLAKPFPLLDLVESVQKLISIPLKRAISA, from the coding sequence ATGTGCACCATTTTAGTAATTGATGATGAAAAGGGCATATTAAGCGTGATTCGGGAGGCATTAACACGATTTGGTCATGATGTTGAAACGGCGCTGGACGGAATGGAAGGCATTCAGAAATTTGATGATGGCCGTTACGATATGGTGATTACCGATTTGCGCATGCCGGGTCTGGATGGTAAAGGTGTGGTTGAGCATATTCGTGCCTCCTGTAATAACAGCATACCCATTATCGGTATTTCCGGTACACCGTGGCAGATTCAAGACTCGGGCTTTGATGCAGTCCTTGCCAAGCCGTTTCCGCTACTGGACCTGGTGGAATCAGTCCAAAAGCTGATCTCCATTCCACTGAAAAGGGCCATCAGCGCCTGA
- a CDS encoding bifunctional nuclease family protein yields the protein MLHKVSIAGLTMDPASNTPIIILKSEETDQAVPIWIGLLEATSIASALQKIKYERPMTHDLFKNFSDQLSISISKIEVCDLKDNTFFAKIYFISKDGKFEMDARPSDAIALALRFDAPIYVADEVMQKSKIGDSEAEVLDTSEEGKKWADYLESLSPEDFGKFKV from the coding sequence ATGCTGCATAAGGTGAGCATTGCGGGTTTGACTATGGATCCAGCCTCGAACACGCCGATCATCATATTGAAATCAGAAGAAACGGATCAGGCGGTTCCGATATGGATCGGTTTGCTTGAAGCAACTTCAATAGCCTCAGCCCTCCAAAAGATAAAATATGAACGTCCAATGACGCACGATCTATTCAAGAATTTTTCGGATCAGCTGTCCATATCTATATCAAAAATAGAGGTTTGTGACCTAAAGGACAATACGTTTTTCGCCAAAATTTACTTCATTTCAAAAGATGGTAAGTTTGAAATGGATGCGCGCCCGAGCGATGCGATTGCACTGGCGTTGCGATTTGATGCGCCCATTTATGTGGCCGATGAGGTCATGCAAAAATCTAAAATCGGCGACAGCGAGGCTGAGGTCCTGGATACCAGCGAGGAAGGTAAAAAATGGGCTGATTACTTGGAAAGCCTCTCGCCGGAAGATTTTGGAAAATTTAAAGTTTAG
- the miaB gene encoding tRNA (N6-isopentenyl adenosine(37)-C2)-methylthiotransferase MiaB: MNSKRLYLHTIGCQMNVYDSEQIAMQLAALGYAQIATMDSADLIIVNTCTVRAKAEQKAFSMLGRLAKMKRHKKRLIIGVAGCVAQQEGQRILDRIPAVDLVFGTQAIYRLPHLIQQIETRRCRIVDVEMVDMPDIPESLVGSSNPSLVSKFVTIMRGCDNYCAYCVVPFVRGRETSRKPESIIREIRTLVDNGIKEVTLLGQNVNSYGISDNLCAFTELLAMVNEIKGLYRIRFTTSHPKDLGPDLIQAFGEIDKLCSHIHLPVQSGSDKILKRMNRHYTREQYLDKVAQLRDTCPQIAITSDIIVGFPGENKTDFEQTLQLIKTVEYDGLFAFQYSDRPPAPAVGLSDKISAPIIRDRLQVILASQEKLTRSKNQQLVGSTQWVLTDGYSKKETVRHPAGSDHMMQWTGRTTTNKIVNFHVDDASAVSQNLTGKMVGVHIDKGYTHSLSGRALNLKPSTRGSKGVENYAA; this comes from the coding sequence ATGAACTCAAAACGTCTTTATCTTCACACCATTGGCTGCCAGATGAATGTGTACGATTCAGAGCAAATTGCCATGCAGCTGGCAGCCCTTGGTTATGCGCAAATCGCCACAATGGACAGTGCCGATTTGATTATTGTCAATACCTGTACGGTCAGAGCCAAAGCCGAACAGAAAGCCTTCAGCATGCTGGGACGGCTGGCAAAGATGAAGCGTCATAAAAAACGATTGATTATCGGCGTAGCAGGCTGTGTGGCTCAGCAGGAAGGCCAACGAATTTTGGACCGTATTCCCGCAGTCGATCTGGTGTTTGGGACACAGGCCATATACCGGCTCCCGCACCTGATTCAACAGATCGAGACCCGGCGTTGCCGCATCGTTGATGTTGAAATGGTTGACATGCCGGATATTCCTGAATCCCTTGTTGGATCCTCAAATCCGTCTCTGGTATCCAAATTTGTCACGATTATGAGGGGTTGTGATAACTATTGCGCCTATTGCGTGGTGCCCTTCGTGCGGGGACGAGAAACGAGTCGCAAACCTGAAAGTATCATTCGTGAAATTCGGACCCTGGTAGACAACGGTATCAAAGAAGTCACCCTGTTGGGACAAAATGTCAACAGCTACGGCATAAGTGATAATTTATGCGCCTTTACCGAGCTCTTAGCGATGGTAAACGAGATCAAGGGGCTTTACCGTATTCGGTTTACCACCTCTCATCCAAAGGATTTGGGACCTGATTTGATCCAGGCGTTTGGAGAGATTGACAAGCTGTGTTCTCACATTCATTTGCCCGTACAATCCGGTTCTGACAAGATTTTAAAGCGCATGAATCGCCATTATACCCGCGAGCAGTACCTTGACAAAGTGGCTCAACTACGGGATACTTGTCCACAGATAGCGATTACATCTGATATCATCGTCGGCTTTCCCGGCGAAAACAAGACCGATTTTGAACAAACCTTACAACTCATCAAAACGGTCGAATATGACGGGTTATTTGCTTTTCAATATTCAGATCGGCCCCCTGCGCCTGCGGTTGGATTGTCTGATAAAATTTCGGCACCGATCATCCGTGATAGGCTGCAAGTCATTCTGGCATCTCAGGAAAAGCTGACCCGAAGCAAAAATCAACAATTGGTCGGATCCACCCAATGGGTTTTGACCGATGGATATAGCAAAAAAGAGACGGTCAGGCACCCTGCTGGCAGCGACCATATGATGCAGTGGACCGGCCGAACTACCACAAATAAGATCGTTAATTTCCATGTGGATGACGCTTCGGCTGTCAGCCAAAACTTGACGGGCAAAATGGTTGGCGTCCATATCGATAAGGGCTATACCCACTCGCTGTCCGGCAGAGCGCTAAACCTCAAGCCCTCAACTCGAGGGTCGAAAGGAGTTGAAAACTATGCTGCATAA
- a CDS encoding DUF4911 domain-containing protein, whose product MDRSKIAFLKFIFEAYDGIATIETIEPQEGIILFYIAPGCEQQFQDILQDLAKQILIRPLNAYSALKL is encoded by the coding sequence GTGGATCGCAGCAAAATCGCTTTTCTGAAGTTTATTTTTGAAGCATACGACGGCATTGCCACAATTGAAACCATCGAACCGCAAGAAGGCATCATATTATTTTACATTGCACCCGGCTGTGAGCAGCAGTTCCAAGATATTCTGCAGGATCTTGCCAAACAGATCTTGATTCGACCGTTGAATGCCTACAGCGCTCTTAAGCTCTGA